One part of the Homo sapiens chromosome 19, GRCh38.p14 Primary Assembly genome encodes these proteins:
- the CEACAM20 gene encoding cell adhesion molecule CEACAM20 isoform X3, protein MGPADSWGHHWMGILLSGQRQDPVRRKPEGRGHGRLSTERLPVSASLCTVWSPPAAAQLTLNANPLDATQSEDVVLPVFGTPRTPQIHGRSRELAKPSIAVSPGTAIEQKDMVTFYCTTKDVNITIHWVSNNLSIVFHERMQLSKDGKILTILIVQREDSGTYQCEARDALLSQRSDPIFLDVKYGPDPVEIKLESGVASGEVVEVMEGSSMTFLAETKSHPPCAYTWFLLDSILSHTTRTFTIHAVSREHEGLYRCLVSNSATHLSSLGTLKVRVLETLTMPQVVPSSLNLVENARSVDLTCQTVNQSVNVQWFLSGQPLLPSEHLQLSADNRTLIIHGLQRNDTGPYACEVWNWGSRARSEPLELTINYGPDQVHITRESASEMISTIEAELNSSLTLQCWAESKPGAEYRWTLEHSTGEHLGEQLIIRALTWEHDGIYNCTASNSLTGLARSTSVLVKVVGPQSSSLSSGAIAGIVIGILAVIAVASELGYFLCIRNARRPSRKTTEDPSHETSQPIPKEEHPTEPSSESLSPEYRNISQLQGRIRVELMQPPDLPEETYEGLELDCQ, encoded by the exons ATGGGGCCTGCTGACTCATGGGGACACCACTGGATGGGAATCCTGCTTTCAG GACAACGGCAGGACCCTGTGAGAAGAAAGCCAGAGGGAAGGGGCCATGGCAGGCTTTCCACAGAGAGGCTTCCTGTCTCGG CCTCGCTTTGTACCGTATGGAGTCCTCCAGCTGCAGCCCAGCTCACCCTCAATGCCAACCCACTTGATGCCACCCAAAGTGAGGATGTTGTTCTGCCTGTGTTTGGGACCCCCAGGACACCCCAGATTCATGGCAGATCCAGAG AGCTGGCCAAACCCTCCATTGCAGTCAGCCCAGGCACTGCCATAGAGCAGAAGGACATGGTGACCTTCTACTGCACCACTAAGGACGTCAACATTACCATCCACTGGGTTTCCAACAACCTCTCCATTGTGTTCCATGAGCGCATGCAGCTGTCCAAGGATGGCAAGATCCTCACCATTCTCATTGTCCAGCGGGAGGACTCAGGGACTTACCAATGTGAAGCTCGAGATGCCCTTCTGAGCCAGAGGAGCGACCCCATCTTCCTGGATGTGAAGT ATGGTCCTGATCCTGTTGAAATCAAATTGGAGTCTGGTGTTGCCAGTGGGGAGGTGGTTGAGGTGATGGAGGGCTCCAGCATGACCTTCTTAGCGGAAACAAAGTCTCACCCACCCTGTGCCTATACTTGGTTTCTCCTTGACTCCATTCTGTCTCACACCACGAGAACATTCACCATCCATGCTGTGTCCAGAGAACATGAGGGCCTGTACAGGTGCTTGGTGTCCAACAGTGCCACCCACCTGTCCAGCCTGGGTACTCTGAAGGTCCGAGTACTTG AAACACTGACCATGCCTCAAGTCGTGCCTTCAAGCCTGAACCTTGTGGAGAATGCTAGGTCTGTGGACCTGACCTGCCAAACCGTCAATCAGAGTGTGAATGTCCAGTGGTTCCTAAGTGGCCAGCCCCTCCTGCCCAGTGAGCACCTGCAGCTGTCAGCTGACAACAGGACCCTAATCATCCATGGCCTCCAGCGGAATGACACCGGGCCCTATGCCTGTGAGGTCTGGAACTGGGGCAGCCGGGCCCGGAGTGAGCCCCTTGAGCTGACCATCAACT ATGGTCCTGACCAAGTGCACATCACCAGGGAGTCGGCATCTGAGATGATCAGCACCATAGAGGCAGAGCTCAACTCCAGCCTGACCCTGCAGTGTTGGGCCGAGTCCAAGCCAGGTGCTGAGTATCGCTGGACTCTTGAACACTCCACCGGGGAGCACCTGGGTGAGCAGCTGATTATCAGGGCTCTGACCTGGGAACACGACGGGATCTACAACTGCACAGCCTCCAACTCTCTCACTGGCCTGGCCCGCTCCACTTCAGTCCTGGTCAAGGTGGTAG GTCCCCAGTCCTCCTCCCTGTCCTCAGGGGCCATCGCTGGTATTGTCATCGGGATCCTGGCTGTCATTGCTGTGGCCTCAGAACTGGGCTATTTTCTCTGCATCAGAAATGCCAGACG GCCCTCAAGGAAAACAACAGAGGACCCCAGTCATGAGACCTCACAACCCATCCCGAAGGAGGAGCACCCCACAGAGCCCAGTTCCG AAAGCCTGAGTCCTGAGTATCGCAATATATCCCAGCTTCAGGGACGGATCAGAGTCGAACTG ATGCAACCACCAGACCTTCCAGAGGAGACCTATGAG GGCTTGGAATTGGATTGCCAATGA
- the CEACAM20 gene encoding cell adhesion molecule CEACAM20 isoform X4, whose product MPQVVPSSLNLVENARSVDLTCQTVNQSVNVQWFLSGQPLLPSEHLQLSADNRTLIIHGLQRNDTGPYACEVWNWGSRARSEPLELTINYGPDQVHITRESASEMISTIEAELNSSLTLQCWAESKPGAEYRWTLEHSTGEHLGEQLIIRALTWEHDGIYNCTASNSLTGLARSTSVLVKVVGPQSSSLSSGAIAGIVIGILAVIAVASELGYFLCIRNARRPSRKTTEDPSHETSQPIPKEEHPTEPSSESLSPEYRNISQLQGRIRVELMQPPDLPEETYETKLPSASRRGNSFSPWKPPPKPLMPPLRLVSTVPKNMESIYEELVNPEPNTYIQINPSV is encoded by the exons ATGCCTCAAGTCGTGCCTTCAAGCCTGAACCTTGTGGAGAATGCTAGGTCTGTGGACCTGACCTGCCAAACCGTCAATCAGAGTGTGAATGTCCAGTGGTTCCTAAGTGGCCAGCCCCTCCTGCCCAGTGAGCACCTGCAGCTGTCAGCTGACAACAGGACCCTAATCATCCATGGCCTCCAGCGGAATGACACCGGGCCCTATGCCTGTGAGGTCTGGAACTGGGGCAGCCGGGCCCGGAGTGAGCCCCTTGAGCTGACCATCAACT ATGGTCCTGACCAAGTGCACATCACCAGGGAGTCGGCATCTGAGATGATCAGCACCATAGAGGCAGAGCTCAACTCCAGCCTGACCCTGCAGTGTTGGGCCGAGTCCAAGCCAGGTGCTGAGTATCGCTGGACTCTTGAACACTCCACCGGGGAGCACCTGGGTGAGCAGCTGATTATCAGGGCTCTGACCTGGGAACACGACGGGATCTACAACTGCACAGCCTCCAACTCTCTCACTGGCCTGGCCCGCTCCACTTCAGTCCTGGTCAAGGTGGTAG GTCCCCAGTCCTCCTCCCTGTCCTCAGGGGCCATCGCTGGTATTGTCATCGGGATCCTGGCTGTCATTGCTGTGGCCTCAGAACTGGGCTATTTTCTCTGCATCAGAAATGCCAGACG GCCCTCAAGGAAAACAACAGAGGACCCCAGTCATGAGACCTCACAACCCATCCCGAAGGAGGAGCACCCCACAGAGCCCAGTTCCG AAAGCCTGAGTCCTGAGTATCGCAATATATCCCAGCTTCAGGGACGGATCAGAGTCGAACTG ATGCAACCACCAGACCTTCCAGAGGAGACCTATGAG ACGAAGCTGCCTTCAGCAAGCCGTAGAGGCAATTCTTTCAGCCCCTGGAAGCCACCACCCAAACCTCTGATGCCCCCACTCAGATTGGTCTCCACTGTGCCAAAAAACATGGAGTCAATCTATGAG GAGCTTGTGAATCCAGAGCCCAACACTTACATCCAAATCAACCCCTCCGTCTAA